In the genome of Xanthobacteraceae bacterium, one region contains:
- a CDS encoding TerB family tellurite resistance protein: MLQALSDLIGGFSRGGETKRFDESDYRLSAAALMVHVAISDDNFDDDEWTALHDALTQRFGIDSDDAAAFIESATVADREAIDLYQFTSQLNRSLDEDAKRKLIEVLFAIGYADGKLSEFEDNIVWRASELLHVSPEDRVEIRRRIRAASGDRG, from the coding sequence ATGCTACAGGCTCTTTCGGATCTGATCGGCGGCTTCTCCCGCGGCGGCGAGACCAAGCGCTTCGACGAAAGCGATTACCGGCTTTCCGCCGCGGCGCTGATGGTGCATGTAGCGATCTCGGACGACAATTTCGACGACGATGAATGGACTGCGCTGCACGACGCGCTGACGCAGCGCTTCGGGATCGACTCCGACGATGCGGCGGCATTCATCGAGTCCGCTACCGTCGCCGACCGCGAAGCAATCGACCTCTACCAGTTCACCAGCCAGCTTAACCGCAGCCTCGACGAGGACGCCAAGCGCAAGCTGATCGAGGTGCTGTTCGCCATCGGTTATGCCGACGGCAAGCTCAGCGAGTTCGAGGACAACATCGTTTGGCGCGCATCCGAACTGCTGCACGTCTCGCCGGAAGACCGGGTGGAAATCCGCCGCCGGATTCGCGCAGCGAGCGGAGATCGCGGATGA
- a CDS encoding two pore domain potassium channel family protein encodes MIQAGRGKCVTGTWTECMFLNLGMSAIMVSATVIIHLLGLLLLIRFLRGNAHHAARNSTAGFLRQGLLIVCVTLGVFAVHGVEIWLYALVYYWLGAVPNLQTAIYFSASSYSTLGFGDVVASEPWRIFSSIEGVNGLLLLGWSSAFLLSVTSRLRMLEHDWEKYASRAKPRARKKK; translated from the coding sequence ATGATTCAAGCCGGACGCGGCAAATGCGTGACCGGCACATGGACGGAATGCATGTTTCTCAATCTCGGCATGTCGGCGATTATGGTATCGGCGACCGTCATCATCCACCTGCTTGGCCTCTTGCTGCTGATACGTTTTCTGCGCGGCAACGCCCACCACGCAGCCCGCAACAGCACTGCCGGATTCCTGCGGCAGGGCCTCCTGATCGTGTGCGTCACGCTCGGCGTCTTCGCCGTGCACGGCGTGGAAATCTGGCTCTATGCGCTGGTCTATTACTGGCTCGGCGCGGTGCCGAACCTGCAGACCGCGATCTACTTCTCCGCCAGTTCCTATTCCACCCTCGGCTTCGGCGACGTGGTCGCGAGCGAGCCGTGGCGCATCTTCAGTTCCATCGAAGGCGTAAACGGTCTTTTGCTGCTCGGCTGGTCGAGCGCGTTCCTGCTCTCCGTCACCAGCCGCCTGCGCATGCTGGAACACGACTGGGAGAAATACGCTTCGCGCGCGAAACCCCGCGCACGAAAGAAGAAATGA
- a CDS encoding heme biosynthesis protein HemY has product MIRIVVFLLAVIALALGATWILERPGEIVLTWQGWRVTTSITVALIALASVVVVSILLWSLFRFLVTAPGNVSEFFRERREARGWRALSRGMIAVGAGNLLLAKQSASEAQRILGQEPLALLLAAQAAQLDGNSEKAESEFRAMLGQPETRMLGLRGLYLEARRREDPAAARAVAEEAANSDTQVLWASEALLEYQNLSGEWEAALATVEREWKAGTIEKPLYRRRRAVLLAAQALGLEHSDADKAREMAREAVKLAPSLVPAAALSARLEAKAGSLRRALRLVERTWAANPHPELAETYARLRGDDTPAVRLKRIQGLARRTPDQPEAALAVARAAIEAHDYAAAREALEPFAGAPTQAMCLLMAELEATEHGDHGKAREWAARALRAKRDPVWIAGTFVSEVWLPASPLTGQIDAFAWREPPAAAGGPILEHVIERGFPRAEAASPAPPVPAPVKPTEDLLLVPEDARPRAIPRKVPAIAPVIAEPPRPDDPGLEPDVDEDLEASRSQPRRPGWLGGSA; this is encoded by the coding sequence GTGATCCGCATTGTCGTCTTCCTGCTGGCGGTCATCGCGCTCGCGCTGGGCGCGACCTGGATTCTGGAGCGGCCCGGCGAGATCGTGCTGACCTGGCAGGGCTGGCGCGTGACGACCAGCATCACGGTCGCGCTGATCGCGCTGGCCTCGGTCGTCGTCGTTTCCATTCTCCTGTGGTCGCTGTTTCGTTTCCTCGTCACAGCGCCCGGCAATGTCTCCGAGTTTTTCCGCGAGCGCCGCGAGGCACGCGGCTGGCGGGCGCTCTCGCGCGGCATGATCGCGGTCGGCGCGGGCAACCTGTTGCTGGCGAAGCAATCCGCGAGCGAGGCGCAACGCATCCTCGGTCAAGAGCCGCTCGCCTTGTTGCTGGCTGCGCAGGCTGCGCAACTCGACGGCAATTCGGAAAAAGCGGAAAGCGAATTCCGCGCGATGCTGGGCCAACCGGAAACGCGGATGCTCGGCCTGCGCGGTCTTTATCTCGAAGCGCGCCGCCGCGAAGATCCGGCAGCCGCGCGCGCAGTCGCGGAGGAAGCCGCGAACTCCGATACGCAGGTGTTGTGGGCGTCCGAAGCGTTGCTCGAATACCAGAATCTTTCCGGCGAATGGGAAGCGGCGCTCGCGACGGTCGAACGCGAGTGGAAAGCCGGTACCATCGAGAAGCCGCTCTATCGCCGCCGCCGCGCGGTGCTGCTCGCTGCACAGGCGCTTGGTCTTGAACACAGCGATGCCGACAAGGCACGCGAGATGGCGCGCGAAGCGGTGAAGCTCGCGCCATCGCTGGTGCCCGCGGCTGCGCTCTCCGCGCGGCTTGAAGCGAAGGCGGGCTCGCTGCGCCGTGCACTGCGTCTCGTCGAGCGTACGTGGGCTGCCAACCCGCATCCGGAACTTGCCGAAACCTATGCGCGGCTGCGGGGCGACGACACGCCTGCCGTGCGCCTGAAACGGATTCAGGGCCTTGCGCGCCGCACGCCCGATCAGCCGGAAGCCGCGCTTGCGGTCGCGCGCGCCGCAATCGAAGCGCACGACTATGCGGCTGCGCGCGAAGCGCTGGAGCCATTCGCGGGCGCGCCGACGCAGGCCATGTGTCTGCTCATGGCGGAGCTGGAAGCTACCGAGCATGGCGATCACGGCAAGGCGCGCGAGTGGGCTGCACGCGCGCTTCGCGCGAAGCGCGATCCGGTGTGGATCGCCGGTACGTTCGTTTCGGAAGTCTGGTTGCCCGCGTCGCCGCTGACCGGCCAGATCGACGCGTTTGCGTGGCGCGAACCGCCAGCCGCGGCGGGCGGACCGATTCTCGAGCATGTCATCGAGCGCGGTTTCCCGCGTGCGGAAGCGGCGTCTCCCGCGCCACCGGTGCCCGCGCCCGTGAAGCCCACGGAAGACCTGCTGTTGGTACCGGAAGATGCTCGTCCGCGCGCCATCCCCAGGAAAGTACCGGCAATTGCCCCCGTGATTGCAGAGCCGCCGCGGCCGGACGATCCGGGTCTGGAGCCGGATGTAGACGAGGATCTGGAGGCTTCCCGCAGCCAGCCGCGCCGTCCGGGCTGGCTCGGCGGTTCGGCTTGA
- a CDS encoding FkbM family methyltransferase: protein MLKLLLPILQPFFRRKPFEFLHCLARGRFEIGSVIHVGAHLGQERVRYRELGAREVLWIEGSPSIFAQLQASLDAERATGKLYGRHVAVNALLTDRAGESVELHGTSNAGASGSIFRMGDVHREKWPHVEHTGESETVISATLDEIAAREGFAMPDLLTVDVQGAELLVLRGGKKVLAEVKAVITEASTEKFYEGGVLFGELNAFLREQGFMAMQRPRKHGDILFLRKSLL from the coding sequence ATGTTGAAGCTGCTGCTCCCGATCCTGCAACCGTTTTTCCGGCGCAAGCCGTTCGAGTTCCTGCATTGCCTCGCGCGCGGGCGATTCGAGATCGGTAGCGTCATCCATGTCGGCGCGCACCTTGGACAGGAGCGCGTGCGCTATCGCGAACTTGGTGCGCGCGAGGTGCTCTGGATCGAAGGTTCGCCATCCATCTTTGCGCAATTGCAGGCGTCGCTCGATGCCGAGCGCGCGACGGGCAAGCTCTACGGCCGCCATGTCGCGGTCAACGCGCTGCTCACCGACCGCGCCGGAGAAAGCGTAGAGCTGCACGGCACGTCGAACGCGGGCGCATCCGGCTCCATCTTTCGCATGGGAGACGTGCACCGCGAGAAATGGCCGCACGTCGAACACACGGGTGAAAGCGAAACCGTGATCTCCGCCACGCTGGACGAGATCGCCGCGCGCGAAGGTTTCGCGATGCCGGATCTCCTCACCGTCGACGTGCAGGGCGCGGAATTGCTGGTGCTGCGCGGTGGAAAGAAAGTGCTCGCCGAAGTCAAGGCCGTTATCACGGAGGCCTCGACGGAAAAGTTTTATGAAGGCGGCGTGTTGTTCGGCGAGCTGAACGCATTCCTGCGCGAACAGGGCTTCATGGCGATGCAACGTCCGCGCAAGCACGGCGACATCCTGTTTCTGCGAAAAAGTCTCCTTTAA
- a CDS encoding uroporphyrinogen-III synthase: MLVLVTRPRFDAERTGVKLAAFGHEALIGPVIEIEMLPFVFPQENYDALVFTSANGVRALPSQVEASWLALPVFAVGRSTAEAAREYGFRNVESAEGDVNALAALLAKRLAKPSRILHLAGEDRAGDLPGMLAAHAIRLDVLPVYKARARTALEAETIAAFTQGKIGAVLHYSPRSAEAFVNLADAAGIREAMLQAQHLCISEAAAAPLRELDAKIAVASAPDEASLLALLA, from the coding sequence ATGCTTGTCCTCGTCACGCGCCCAAGGTTCGATGCCGAAAGGACTGGAGTGAAGCTCGCGGCGTTTGGACACGAAGCGCTGATCGGCCCTGTCATCGAGATCGAAATGCTGCCGTTCGTGTTTCCGCAAGAAAACTACGATGCGCTGGTTTTCACGAGCGCGAATGGCGTTCGCGCGCTTCCTTCGCAAGTTGAAGCGTCATGGCTCGCGTTGCCGGTATTTGCGGTTGGAAGAAGCACGGCGGAAGCCGCGCGTGAATATGGCTTCCGCAACGTCGAAAGCGCGGAGGGCGATGTGAATGCGCTTGCTGCGTTGCTGGCGAAGCGTCTCGCTAAACCTTCACGCATTCTGCATCTGGCGGGCGAGGATCGTGCCGGTGATCTGCCGGGAATGCTGGCGGCGCACGCCATTCGCCTCGATGTGCTGCCCGTCTATAAGGCGCGGGCACGAACCGCGCTGGAAGCGGAAACGATTGCAGCCTTCACGCAAGGCAAGATCGGCGCGGTGCTGCACTACTCGCCGCGCAGCGCCGAAGCATTCGTAAATCTCGCAGACGCGGCAGGAATTCGCGAAGCGATGCTTCAGGCACAGCATCTGTGCATTTCGGAAGCGGCGGCTGCGCCGCTCCGGGAACTTGACGCGAAGATCGCGGTCGCGAGCGCGCCGGACGAAGCGTCGCTTCTCGCCTTGCTCGCTTAA
- the hemC gene encoding hydroxymethylbilane synthase translates to MKARLRIGTRGSPLALVQAEAVRAALMEAHGYGADAVEIVALRTTGDMERNRPFAESGGKGIFTKEIDEALLGGHVDLAVHSAKDVQTILPPGLVIAASPPRADPRDAFLSALSLRLADLPERATLGSASVRRQALALRLRPDLRISLLRGNVQTRMDKMRAGECDATILAYAGLQRLGLQDRAAEVLDPVVFPPAVAQGIIAIEAREDDAETRGLLAAIDHAETSAARNAERAFLLALDGSCRTPIAGHARIAGGRLAFSGLVITPDGKEFAEVSREGLAADAAKIGAEAGADLLARAPAGALAG, encoded by the coding sequence ATGAAAGCAAGATTGCGGATCGGTACCCGGGGCAGCCCGCTCGCGCTGGTGCAGGCGGAGGCGGTACGCGCCGCGTTGATGGAAGCGCATGGCTACGGCGCGGATGCGGTCGAGATCGTGGCGCTCAGGACTACCGGGGATATGGAGCGCAACCGGCCGTTCGCGGAATCCGGCGGCAAGGGCATTTTCACGAAGGAGATCGACGAGGCGCTGCTCGGCGGCCATGTAGATCTCGCCGTGCATTCCGCGAAAGATGTGCAGACGATTCTGCCGCCGGGTCTTGTCATCGCTGCGTCGCCGCCGCGCGCCGATCCGCGCGATGCATTTCTCTCGGCGCTCTCTCTCAGGCTTGCCGACCTGCCGGAACGCGCGACGCTCGGAAGCGCCTCGGTGCGGCGGCAGGCGCTCGCATTGCGGCTGCGGCCCGACCTTCGTATTTCGCTTCTTCGCGGCAATGTGCAGACGCGGATGGACAAGATGCGCGCCGGGGAATGCGACGCGACCATTCTCGCCTATGCGGGTTTGCAGCGGCTCGGCTTGCAGGATCGTGCAGCGGAAGTTCTCGATCCGGTAGTTTTTCCGCCCGCGGTCGCCCAGGGCATCATCGCTATCGAAGCGCGCGAAGACGACGCAGAGACGCGCGGGCTACTCGCGGCGATCGATCACGCCGAGACGAGCGCCGCGCGGAACGCGGAGCGTGCGTTCCTGTTGGCGCTCGACGGCTCGTGCCGCACGCCGATTGCCGGTCACGCGAGAATCGCAGGTGGTCGGCTCGCGTTCTCCGGGCTGGTGATTACGCCGGACGGAAAAGAGTTCGCGGAAGTATCGCGCGAAGGCTTGGCGGCGGACGCAGCGAAGATCGGCGCGGAGGCGGGCGCGGATTTGCTCGCACGCGCGCCGGCCGGTGCTCTGGCCGGCTGA
- the tsaD gene encoding tRNA (adenosine(37)-N6)-threonylcarbamoyltransferase complex transferase subunit TsaD, with the protein MLVLGIETTCDETAAAVVLRGADGKGHIRSNIVYSQIAEHKDFGGVVPEVAARAHVEVLDKIIEKALADSLNKIGDFDAIAAAAGPGLIGGVIVGLTHAKGLALVAKKPFLAINHLEAHALSPRLTDRVDFPYLLLLASGGHTQLVLVEDIGRYRKIGGTVDDAIGEAFDKAGKMLGLPYPGGPEVERRALDGDPQRFELPRPMFGRPEPNFSLSGLKTALRIEAESIAPLSEQDVNDLCASFQAAVIDVIADRTNVALRMLRDSVYRPTAFVVAGGVAANKSIRAALEKETDRLKTPLIVPPQELCTDNGAMIAWAGAERLARGMQDTLDAAPRARWPLAAG; encoded by the coding sequence ATGCTGGTACTGGGTATCGAGACCACCTGTGACGAAACCGCCGCCGCTGTCGTTTTGCGCGGCGCGGACGGCAAGGGCCATATCCGCTCCAACATCGTTTATTCGCAGATCGCGGAGCACAAGGATTTCGGCGGCGTGGTGCCGGAAGTCGCCGCGCGCGCCCATGTCGAGGTGCTCGACAAGATCATCGAAAAGGCGCTGGCCGACTCGCTCAACAAGATCGGCGACTTCGATGCCATCGCCGCCGCGGCCGGCCCCGGTCTGATCGGCGGCGTGATCGTTGGCCTGACCCACGCGAAAGGCCTCGCGCTGGTCGCGAAGAAACCGTTTCTCGCGATCAACCATCTGGAAGCGCATGCGCTCAGCCCGCGTCTCACCGACCGCGTCGATTTTCCCTATCTCCTGCTGCTCGCTTCCGGCGGGCACACGCAACTCGTTCTCGTCGAAGACATCGGCCGCTATCGCAAGATCGGCGGTACCGTGGACGACGCCATCGGCGAAGCCTTCGACAAGGCGGGCAAGATGCTCGGCCTGCCCTATCCCGGCGGACCCGAAGTAGAGCGCCGCGCGCTCGATGGCGACCCGCAGCGTTTCGAATTGCCGCGCCCGATGTTCGGGCGGCCGGAGCCGAACTTTTCTCTTTCCGGACTGAAGACCGCGCTGCGCATCGAGGCGGAAAGCATCGCGCCGCTTTCCGAGCAGGACGTGAACGACCTTTGCGCGAGCTTTCAGGCCGCCGTCATCGATGTGATCGCGGACCGCACCAACGTAGCACTACGCATGCTGCGCGATAGCGTTTATCGGCCGACCGCTTTCGTCGTCGCGGGCGGCGTCGCCGCGAACAAGTCGATCCGCGCCGCGCTGGAGAAGGAAACCGACCGTCTCAAGACGCCGCTGATCGTACCGCCACAGGAACTCTGCACCGACAACGGCGCAATGATCGCATGGGCGGGAGCCGAGCGCCTCGCGCGCGGCATGCAGGATACGCTGGACGCCGCCCCGCGCGCGCGCTGGCCGCTTGCCGCCGGATGA
- a CDS encoding NAD(P)-dependent glycerol-3-phosphate dehydrogenase, with the protein MRTVGVIGAGAWGTALANAAASAGNEVILHGRDPSLIEAIRATGANEKYLPGIKLEKNIEATTDLARAATAQAILLVTPTQSVRENAKLLAPLVRDNTPVIACSKGIEIGTKKFVTEVIAEVLPQAAPGILSGPGFAEDVARGLPTAVTLAAHDERLALDLAEALSSQTFRLYHSTDVRGVEIGGAAKNVLAIAAGIVAGRKLGASAQAALTTRGFAELMRFARAYGARAETLTGLSGLGDLILTCSSPQSRNYAFGISLGSTKGAVDVHGKRLTEGVYTAPVLVEAARARNVEMPIAEAVAAVLAGKLDIGSAITGLLARPLREEG; encoded by the coding sequence ATGAGAACCGTCGGCGTCATCGGCGCGGGTGCATGGGGCACCGCGCTCGCCAATGCAGCCGCAAGCGCAGGCAACGAAGTCATTCTGCACGGCCGCGATCCTTCGTTGATCGAGGCGATCCGCGCGACAGGCGCGAATGAAAAATATCTTCCCGGCATCAAACTCGAAAAAAATATCGAAGCGACCACCGATCTTGCACGCGCCGCCACCGCGCAAGCGATTCTGCTGGTCACGCCAACACAATCGGTTCGCGAGAACGCAAAGCTGCTTGCGCCGCTTGTGCGTGACAACACGCCCGTCATTGCCTGCTCGAAGGGCATCGAGATCGGTACGAAGAAATTCGTCACCGAAGTCATCGCGGAAGTATTGCCGCAGGCCGCGCCCGGCATCCTGTCGGGACCGGGTTTTGCGGAAGATGTCGCGCGCGGACTGCCGACCGCCGTGACGCTTGCCGCACATGATGAGCGGCTGGCGCTCGATCTCGCGGAAGCGCTCAGCTCGCAGACCTTCCGTCTTTATCATTCGACCGACGTGCGCGGCGTCGAGATCGGCGGCGCGGCAAAGAATGTACTCGCAATCGCTGCCGGTATCGTTGCCGGAAGAAAGCTCGGCGCGAGCGCGCAAGCTGCGCTCACCACGCGGGGATTCGCGGAACTCATGCGCTTCGCCCGTGCCTATGGCGCACGCGCGGAAACGCTGACTGGCCTCTCCGGCCTCGGCGACCTGATCCTCACCTGCTCGTCTCCGCAATCGCGCAATTATGCATTCGGCATTTCGCTTGGCAGCACAAAAGGTGCCGTTGACGTTCACGGAAAGCGATTGACCGAGGGCGTCTACACCGCACCGGTTCTGGTCGAGGCCGCGCGCGCGCGAAACGTGGAAATGCCCATCGCAGAAGCGGTTGCCGCCGTGCTCGCGGGCAAACTGGACATCGGTTCCGCGATTACCGGATTGCTCGCCCGGCCATTGCGCGAAGAAGGTTGA
- a CDS encoding YciI family protein, with product MHFVAICLDKTDSLELRLANRAAHLDYLRAHAKTIRTCGPLLADDGETMIGSMLILDAPNREAAEAILAEDPYKKVHLFSKVEIRPWRWVIGTPL from the coding sequence ATGCATTTCGTTGCGATCTGCCTCGATAAGACGGACAGCCTCGAACTCCGCCTCGCCAACCGCGCGGCACATCTCGATTATCTGCGCGCACACGCCAAGACGATCCGCACCTGCGGCCCGCTGCTCGCCGACGACGGCGAGACGATGATCGGCTCCATGCTGATCCTCGATGCGCCGAACCGCGAAGCCGCCGAAGCCATTCTCGCCGAAGACCCGTACAAGAAGGTCCACCTTTTCTCGAAGGTCGAGATTCGCCCCTGGCGCTGGGTGATCGGCACGCCGTTGTAA
- a CDS encoding EVE domain-containing protein, translating into MAYWLIKSEPDTWSWDQQVKAGAKGTEWTGVRNHSAKLNLMKMKKGDRCFFYHSNEGKQIVGITEVIREHYIDPTDETKKFVAVDVKAKEALKTPVTLAQVKTEAKLKNMALIKLSRLSVQPVTAEEWTTVCKLGGVKP; encoded by the coding sequence ATGGCGTACTGGCTGATCAAAAGCGAACCGGACACTTGGTCCTGGGACCAGCAGGTGAAAGCGGGAGCAAAGGGCACGGAATGGACCGGCGTCCGCAACCATTCCGCCAAGCTGAACCTGATGAAGATGAAGAAGGGCGACCGCTGCTTCTTCTACCATTCCAATGAAGGCAAGCAGATCGTCGGCATCACGGAAGTCATCCGCGAACACTACATCGACCCCACCGACGAAACGAAAAAATTCGTCGCCGTCGATGTGAAGGCGAAAGAGGCGCTCAAGACCCCCGTGACGCTCGCGCAGGTGAAAACCGAAGCGAAGCTGAAAAACATGGCGCTGATAAAACTCTCGCGTCTCTCCGTGCAGCCTGTTACCGCCGAGGAATGGACCACGGTCTGCAAGCTGGGCGGCGTGAAGCCCTGA
- a CDS encoding methyltransferase, giving the protein MDHGLQAGRREALTVSSAETFIRENTRLRPVPHVPEISLYVADEAVPLWQKTEEELGEMGLPPPFWAFAWAGGQALARYILDHPQTVRGKSVLDLASGSGLVAIAAMKAGATRAVANDIDPFAIPAIALNATANNVTVATETMDRLDPATASEPFGTVLAGDIFYERDTAARAFVFLQRMKTQGALTLVGDPGRSYLPKEQMTVLAEYEVPVIRDLEDAEIKRTKVWALKD; this is encoded by the coding sequence ATGGACCACGGTCTGCAAGCTGGGCGGCGTGAAGCCCTGACGGTTTCAAGCGCGGAAACATTCATCCGCGAGAACACGCGGCTTCGGCCCGTGCCACACGTCCCTGAAATCTCGCTCTACGTCGCCGACGAAGCGGTCCCGCTTTGGCAGAAGACGGAAGAAGAACTGGGTGAAATGGGATTGCCGCCGCCGTTCTGGGCCTTCGCATGGGCGGGCGGTCAGGCGTTGGCGCGCTATATCCTCGATCATCCGCAAACCGTGCGCGGCAAATCCGTGCTCGATCTGGCGAGCGGCTCTGGCCTCGTCGCGATTGCCGCGATGAAAGCGGGGGCAACGCGCGCCGTCGCAAACGACATCGACCCGTTCGCGATACCCGCCATCGCTCTGAATGCCACGGCCAATAACGTCACGGTCGCTACGGAAACCATGGACCGGCTCGATCCGGCGACGGCGAGCGAACCGTTCGGTACCGTGCTCGCGGGGGATATTTTTTACGAACGCGACACCGCCGCCCGCGCATTCGTTTTTTTGCAGCGCATGAAAACGCAGGGCGCGCTGACGCTGGTCGGCGATCCGGGCCGCTCCTATCTGCCGAAAGAGCAAATGACGGTGCTTGCCGAATACGAAGTGCCTGTGATCCGCGATCTCGAAGACGCCGAGATCAAGCGCACGAAGGTATGGGCGCTGAAAGACTGA
- the acs gene encoding acetate--CoA ligase, translating to MSDKMYAVSPEWKKRAWLDEAKYKEMYAASIKDPQKFWGDEAKKRLHWFKPFTKVKNTSFDGDVSIKWFEDGTTNICYNAVDRHLEKRGNQVAIIWEGDEPTDDKKITYKELHAEVCRWANVLKKQGAKKGDRITIYMPMIPEAAYAMLACARIGAIHSVVFGGFSPDSLAGRIEDCKSNIVVTADEGIRGGRKIPLKVNTDAACDKAGGVASVIVVKRTNAPVSMKAGRDVYYDDVAKTVSADCPCEEMNAEDPLFILYTSGSTGKPKGVLHTTGGYALYTAMTHEYVFDYHEGDIYWCTADVGWVTGHSYIVYGPLQNGAITLMFEGVPNYPSMSRFWEVIDKHKVNIFYTAPTAIRALMQAGDDPVKKTSRASLRLLGSVGEPINPEAWEWYYRVVGDSRSPIVDTWWQTETGGIMITPLPGAIGQKPGSATLPFFGVQPQLVDADGKVLEGATSGNLCITDSWPGQMRTVYGDHERFVQTYFSTYKGKYFTGDGCRRDEDGYYWITGRVDDVINVSGHRMGTAEVESALVAHPKVSEAAVVGYPHNIKGQGIYAYVTLMAGEAASEDLRKELVGWVRKEIGPIASPDLIQFAPGLPKTRSGKIMRRILRKIAEDEYQSLGDTSTLADPAVVDDLVNNRQNRKSA from the coding sequence ATGTCCGATAAAATGTATGCCGTTTCGCCGGAATGGAAGAAACGGGCGTGGCTCGACGAGGCCAAATACAAGGAAATGTATGCGGCCTCGATCAAGGATCCGCAGAAGTTCTGGGGCGATGAGGCGAAAAAGCGCCTCCACTGGTTCAAGCCCTTCACGAAGGTGAAGAACACCTCGTTTGATGGCGATGTCTCGATCAAGTGGTTCGAGGATGGCACCACGAACATTTGCTACAACGCCGTCGATCGTCACCTTGAAAAGCGCGGCAACCAGGTCGCAATCATCTGGGAAGGCGACGAGCCGACCGACGACAAGAAGATCACCTACAAAGAACTGCACGCGGAAGTCTGCCGCTGGGCGAATGTGCTGAAAAAGCAGGGCGCCAAGAAGGGCGACCGCATCACGATCTACATGCCGATGATTCCCGAAGCGGCTTACGCCATGCTCGCCTGCGCGCGCATCGGCGCGATCCACTCGGTCGTGTTCGGCGGTTTCTCGCCGGATTCCCTCGCGGGCCGCATCGAGGACTGCAAATCGAACATCGTCGTGACCGCGGACGAAGGCATCCGCGGCGGGCGCAAGATCCCGCTCAAGGTGAACACCGACGCCGCCTGCGACAAGGCTGGCGGCGTTGCGTCCGTGATCGTCGTGAAGCGCACCAATGCGCCGGTCAGCATGAAGGCGGGGCGCGACGTCTATTACGACGACGTGGCGAAGACCGTCTCCGCCGACTGCCCCTGCGAGGAAATGAACGCGGAGGACCCGCTGTTCATTCTTTATACGTCAGGCTCGACCGGCAAACCGAAGGGCGTGCTGCACACCACCGGCGGCTACGCGCTCTACACCGCGATGACGCACGAATACGTCTTCGACTATCACGAAGGCGACATCTACTGGTGTACGGCCGACGTCGGCTGGGTCACGGGCCACAGCTACATCGTGTACGGCCCGCTGCAGAACGGCGCGATCACGCTGATGTTCGAAGGCGTGCCGAACTACCCGTCGATGTCGCGCTTCTGGGAAGTGATCGACAAGCACAAGGTCAACATCTTCTACACCGCGCCGACCGCGATCCGCGCGCTGATGCAGGCGGGCGACGACCCGGTGAAGAAAACTTCGCGCGCTTCGCTCCGCCTGCTCGGTTCGGTCGGCGAGCCGATCAATCCGGAAGCGTGGGAGTGGTACTACCGCGTGGTCGGCGACTCGCGCTCGCCCATCGTCGATACTTGGTGGCAGACCGAAACCGGCGGCATCATGATCACGCCGCTACCCGGCGCGATCGGACAGAAGCCGGGTTCGGCGACGCTGCCGTTCTTCGGCGTACAGCCGCAACTTGTCGATGCCGACGGCAAGGTTCTCGAAGGCGCGACCTCCGGCAACCTCTGCATCACCGATAGCTGGCCCGGCCAGATGCGCACCGTGTACGGCGATCACGAGCGCTTCGTGCAAACCTACTTCTCGACCTACAAGGGCAAATACTTCACCGGCGACGGATGCCGCCGCGACGAGGACGGCTATTACTGGATCACCGGCCGCGTCGACGATGTCATCAACGTCTCCGGTCACCGCATGGGCACTGCGGAAGTCGAAAGCGCGCTGGTCGCGCATCCGAAAGTTTCGGAAGCGGCCGTCGTCGGCTATCCGCACAACATCAAGGGTCAGGGCATCTATGCCTATGTGACGCTGATGGCGGGCGAAGCGGCGAGCGAGGATTTGCGCAAGGAGCTGGTCGGCTGGGTGCGCAAGGAAATCGGTCCGATCGCATCGCCCGATCTCATCCAGTTCGCGCCGGGCCTGCCGAAAACGCGCTCCGGCAAGATCATGCGCCGCATCCTGCGCAAGATCGCCGAGGACGAATACCAAAGCCTTGGCGACACCTCGACCCTCGCGGATCCCGCGGTGGTCGACGATCTGGTGAACAACCGCCAGAACCGCAAAAGCGCGTAG